In Bombina bombina isolate aBomBom1 chromosome 6, aBomBom1.pri, whole genome shotgun sequence, a single genomic region encodes these proteins:
- the LOC128663488 gene encoding RING finger protein 11, with protein sequence MGNCLSSQADDDQSLLHDSDGVSLPGEPPPPYQERESVPVYHPTPGQARLATQLTEEEQVWIAQRIGLIHHLPKGRYDPGTGSAEKKLKECVICMLDFVSGDHIRFLPCMHIYHVECIDDWLMRSFTCPSCMEPVDAALLSSYETN encoded by the exons ATGGGAAACTGTTTGTCCTCGCAGGCCGACGACGACCAATCCTTGCTCCACGACTCGGATGGGGTCAGCCTGCCCGGGGAACCCCCGCCGCCCTACCAG GAGAGGGAGTCAGTCCCTGTTTACCACCCAACGCCAGGCCAGGCCCGTCTTGCTACAcagctaactgaagaagagcaaGTGTGGATTGCACAAAGAATTGGTCTTATTCATCACCTCCCAAAAGGGAGATACGATCCAGGAACTGGATCAGCAGAAAAAAAGCTAAAAGA gtGTGTTATATGCATGTTGGACTTTGTAAGTGGAGATCATATCCGCTTTCTCCCTTGCATGCATATTTATCATGTTGAGTGTATAGACGACTGGTTAATGAGGTCTTTTACGTGTCCATCTTGCATGGAGCCTGTAGATGCCGCTCTGCTGTCATCGTATGAAACAAATTGA